A window of the Desulfonatronovibrio magnus genome harbors these coding sequences:
- a CDS encoding sigma-54-dependent transcriptional regulator encodes MTSIISIDKNQDYQNLIKDSLPVSYDLSLCNHVEELEYSYPQKSFDLGIIDLNAGGAENLTSLNTLSKHLHDSPIIVTSEKEDADWVVKVVKAGAFDFLSKPFSGEKLRLVVDRALEKTRLKDEIDYLRRQQDVIYDLDKIIAASPSMKAVMSLVRKYSSSDANILITGATGTGKSFLAGAIHFNSLRKAEPFVKINCANIPETLLESELFGHEKGAFTGAVKTRKGRVEQARGGTVFLDEIGEMSPGLQSKFLQVVEEKSFERLGGNKTIKVDVRFIVATNQDLAEMVREGEFRQDLYFRLNVLAIHLPALALRQDCIPLLADHLLSRICRRTSKSIKAFSSRALQKLKEYPWPGNIRELSNVIERAVLLENGPVIRDSAIQLSPDEAVVARVKQGSKSKRLDESEYKTILDALESNLWVQKKAAQQLGISPRSLNYKINKLGITHWSWRRNKGVGEL; translated from the coding sequence ATGACCAGTATCATATCTATTGATAAAAATCAGGATTACCAGAATCTCATTAAAGACTCTCTCCCAGTTTCATATGACTTGAGTTTGTGCAACCATGTGGAGGAATTGGAATATTCTTATCCCCAAAAGAGCTTTGATCTGGGGATTATAGATTTGAATGCTGGAGGAGCAGAGAATCTGACTTCTCTGAATACTCTTTCCAAACATCTGCATGACTCTCCTATTATTGTCACCAGCGAAAAAGAAGATGCTGACTGGGTTGTAAAAGTGGTTAAAGCCGGTGCGTTTGATTTTCTGTCCAAGCCGTTTTCCGGGGAAAAACTGAGGCTTGTAGTGGACAGAGCCTTGGAAAAAACCAGACTCAAGGATGAAATCGACTACTTACGTCGGCAGCAGGATGTAATTTATGATCTGGACAAGATTATTGCTGCAAGTCCTTCCATGAAGGCTGTCATGTCGCTGGTCAGAAAGTACAGCAGTTCAGATGCCAATATTCTCATCACTGGTGCAACAGGCACCGGAAAAAGTTTTCTGGCAGGTGCCATACATTTTAACAGTCTTAGAAAGGCTGAGCCCTTTGTTAAAATAAACTGCGCCAATATTCCTGAAACTCTGCTTGAAAGCGAGCTTTTTGGTCATGAAAAGGGTGCTTTTACAGGCGCGGTCAAGACCAGGAAGGGGCGCGTGGAACAGGCCAGGGGCGGAACTGTTTTTCTGGATGAAATAGGGGAAATGAGCCCAGGACTTCAGTCCAAATTTCTTCAAGTAGTTGAGGAAAAATCCTTTGAACGGCTGGGTGGCAACAAAACTATCAAGGTTGACGTGCGATTCATAGTAGCCACCAATCAGGATCTTGCAGAAATGGTCAGGGAAGGGGAGTTTCGCCAGGATCTTTACTTCCGGCTCAATGTTCTGGCTATTCATTTGCCGGCTTTAGCTCTGCGCCAGGATTGTATCCCACTGCTTGCTGATCATCTTTTATCCAGAATCTGTCGCAGAACCAGTAAGAGTATTAAGGCTTTCAGCAGCCGGGCTCTGCAGAAGCTCAAAGAATACCCGTGGCCAGGAAATATTCGAGAGTTGTCCAATGTTATAGAGCGGGCAGTACTTCTGGAAAACGGACCGGTAATCAGGGACAGCGCAATTCAGTTGAGTCCTGATGAAGCTGTGGTGGCCAGGGTAAAGCAGGGATCTAAAAGTAAAAGGCTTGATGAATCAGAATACAAGACAATTCTCGATGCCCTGGAAAGTAACCTTTGGGTTCAGAAAAAAGCTGCCCAGCAACTTGGCATTTCACCAAGATCTCTGAACTATAAAATCAACAAGTTAGGTATCACTCACTGGAGCTGGAGGAGAAACAAAGGGGTTGGTGAATTATAG
- a CDS encoding ROK family protein yields the protein MYICIDLGGSNIRGTWIKSDGTSGSPVTMKRPKTLTDTKESLCSLVTAIQKQCSDEVQKFGLASAGPMDFEKGVYLSPTNMPELKGFDLKGFISESFGKDVILENDAQAAALGEVYRGCLRGKQNALFFTLGTGLGSGVVMDGTLWKGKVPAGPELGHIYLGPGRRIRCGCGQVGCAETWLNSKALLDMARQRLPVTGLRDLDPYLNDFHDNAIKVMEDYGHRLGLFLSQMVSIFGIGNIGLGGGISRMADYFLPAARRTLEHRLNRRDWLLPRVIRSSSDPDMSALWGMCALMIQNHNNTT from the coding sequence ATGTACATATGTATAGACCTTGGCGGAAGCAATATTCGCGGTACCTGGATTAAAAGTGACGGTACATCTGGCAGTCCTGTGACCATGAAACGACCCAAAACTCTGACAGACACAAAAGAATCACTATGCAGCCTGGTTACTGCAATACAGAAACAATGCTCAGATGAAGTACAAAAATTTGGACTGGCCAGTGCCGGGCCTATGGATTTTGAAAAGGGTGTATATCTTAGTCCAACAAATATGCCTGAACTCAAAGGATTTGATTTAAAAGGTTTTATATCTGAATCTTTTGGCAAGGATGTAATTCTTGAAAATGATGCTCAGGCAGCTGCTTTGGGAGAAGTTTACAGGGGTTGCTTGAGAGGAAAGCAAAACGCTCTTTTTTTTACTCTTGGTACTGGTCTTGGTTCGGGCGTGGTTATGGATGGAACTTTATGGAAGGGTAAGGTTCCGGCTGGACCAGAGCTAGGTCATATATATCTCGGACCTGGCAGAAGGATCAGATGTGGTTGCGGTCAGGTAGGGTGTGCGGAAACCTGGCTCAACTCTAAGGCATTGCTGGATATGGCCAGGCAACGATTGCCTGTAACCGGCCTGAGAGACCTTGATCCATATCTGAATGATTTCCATGATAATGCTATTAAAGTAATGGAAGACTATGGACATCGGCTTGGACTTTTTCTAAGTCAGATGGTCAGTATTTTCGGAATTGGCAATATTGGGCTCGGGGGTGGCATAAGCAGGATGGCGGATTATTTTCTGCCTGCAGCAAGGCGTACTCTTGAGCACAGGCTAAATAGGCGTGACTGGCTTCTCCCCAGGGTAATCCGCAGTTCTTCAGATCCTGACATGAGTGCTTTATGGGGTATGTGCGCCCTGATGATTCAAAATCATAACAACACCACTTGA
- the pdxA gene encoding 4-hydroxythreonine-4-phosphate dehydrogenase PdxA: protein MTVVAYSMGDPAGLGPELLCIAEIRRLLSDNSLIIIGSEDILRLHCRNLGRPIFWNLIDHPCHALQRDPGIYLYEPAASKEQQFVPGKGSMSTGLYAGQTLQAACEILKSGYADALVTGPLNKAFMLDAGFRYGGHTEFLADYFGVDPDRVCMHLCGERLRVSLVTTHPPIARVPGLISKDKILNCLVLTADFILKLGLDQPVAVCGLNPHAGEQGKIGHEEAAIIEPAIKAAQNQGIKVQGPFPADTVFGKAYNGQFSAVLAMYHDQGLAPLKLVEFGRSVNVTLGLPIIRTSVDHGTGYDIAGTYAADTTSLIRAFELALKLAA from the coding sequence GTGACTGTAGTTGCCTATTCCATGGGAGATCCGGCCGGCCTGGGGCCGGAATTGCTGTGTATTGCTGAAATACGCCGATTATTGTCCGACAACTCTCTTATCATCATTGGTTCAGAAGATATCCTGCGACTGCATTGCCGCAACCTTGGCAGACCAATTTTCTGGAATCTGATTGATCATCCTTGTCATGCGTTGCAGAGGGATCCTGGTATTTATCTTTACGAACCGGCTGCTTCAAAGGAACAGCAATTTGTGCCCGGCAAAGGAAGCATGTCTACCGGATTGTATGCAGGGCAGACCCTTCAAGCCGCGTGTGAAATCCTTAAAAGCGGATATGCCGATGCCCTGGTCACAGGTCCTCTGAACAAGGCGTTCATGCTTGATGCCGGGTTCAGATATGGAGGGCATACAGAATTTCTTGCGGATTATTTTGGAGTCGATCCAGACAGGGTTTGTATGCATTTATGCGGTGAACGTCTAAGGGTCAGCTTAGTCACAACCCACCCGCCAATTGCCAGGGTTCCTGGTCTTATTTCCAAAGATAAAATCTTAAACTGCCTGGTCCTTACGGCAGATTTTATTTTAAAGCTTGGTCTTGACCAGCCTGTAGCTGTGTGCGGCCTGAACCCTCACGCTGGTGAACAGGGCAAGATAGGTCATGAGGAAGCAGCCATCATTGAGCCAGCCATCAAAGCGGCTCAGAACCAGGGTATTAAAGTGCAGGGTCCTTTTCCAGCGGATACAGTATTTGGCAAGGCGTATAATGGTCAATTTTCTGCTGTACTTGCCATGTATCACGATCAGGGACTTGCGCCTTTGAAGCTTGTGGAGTTTGGCAGGTCAGTCAATGTAACCCTGGGGCTGCCCATAATACGTACCTCTGTAGATCATGGAACAGGATATGATATTGCCGGCACTTATGCAGCTGATACCACAAGCTTAATCAGAGCTTTTGAACTTGCTCTGAAGCTTGCGGCTTAA
- a CDS encoding SDR family oxidoreductase — translation MSQNSKKTVLVLGASGYVGGRLVPMLLEQGYRVRAGARKPDKLTCRHYAVHPDFEPVAVDVLDQKSLSSACKDCIAVYYLVHSMGPSPKGQGDFASKDRIAARNMVKAASQSSLRQIIYLGGLGDQGKDLSHHLKSRLEVGEILQSGPVPVTFLKAAMILGAGSASFEVMRYLVERLPVMITPKWVHTKSQPIAITNVLGYLSGCLDHPDTFGQTFEIGGPDVLSYSELFNIYCEEAGLPPRLIVPVPVLSPKLSSYWIHLVTPVPSSIAVPLAEGLRNTVVCHENRIQKIIPQTLLSCREAISRALANVEKEEVDTCWTDAGEVNIPEWVACSDSKYSGGTIYEISFQVKLAAPPEKVWPGIESIGGKKGWYFADFLWRIRGMADKVLGGSGYRAGRRVQNELRYGDTVDFWRVIKVKKFEQLRLLAEMKVPGQAILEFELFPDGQNCLLVQRARFYPKGLLGLAYWNSLTPAHNWLFKGMLEKIALSSGIKIISGPEPAQDSSTTCRL, via the coding sequence ATGAGTCAAAACTCCAAAAAAACAGTTCTGGTCCTTGGAGCCAGCGGTTATGTCGGAGGCAGACTGGTACCTATGCTGCTTGAGCAGGGTTACCGGGTAAGAGCAGGAGCCAGAAAACCTGATAAACTGACATGCAGGCACTATGCTGTTCATCCTGATTTTGAACCTGTAGCTGTTGATGTGCTGGATCAGAAAAGTCTAAGCAGCGCCTGCAAGGATTGCATTGCAGTATATTATTTAGTTCACTCAATGGGACCTTCTCCCAAGGGCCAGGGCGACTTTGCCTCAAAAGACAGAATTGCCGCACGTAATATGGTCAAAGCCGCATCCCAGTCATCTTTAAGGCAGATAATTTATCTTGGCGGACTTGGAGATCAAGGTAAAGACCTTAGTCATCACCTGAAGTCACGCCTTGAAGTTGGTGAAATCCTGCAAAGCGGTCCGGTTCCAGTTACTTTTCTAAAAGCAGCCATGATTCTCGGTGCTGGCAGCGCTTCCTTTGAAGTCATGCGTTATCTTGTTGAAAGGCTGCCGGTGATGATTACGCCCAAATGGGTACATACCAAAAGTCAGCCCATAGCAATAACCAATGTTCTGGGCTATCTTAGCGGTTGTCTTGACCATCCCGATACTTTTGGACAGACCTTTGAAATAGGTGGACCTGATGTCCTGAGCTATTCCGAACTGTTCAATATATATTGTGAGGAAGCCGGTCTGCCTCCAAGACTTATTGTTCCGGTTCCAGTCCTCTCGCCCAAGCTGAGCTCATACTGGATTCACCTTGTAACCCCGGTCCCGTCATCCATTGCAGTTCCTCTCGCGGAGGGCCTGCGTAATACTGTCGTTTGCCATGAAAACCGGATTCAAAAAATCATTCCTCAAACACTGCTGTCATGCAGAGAAGCAATTTCCAGAGCTCTGGCCAATGTTGAAAAAGAAGAGGTAGATACCTGCTGGACTGATGCAGGAGAAGTAAACATACCGGAATGGGTAGCCTGCTCTGATTCTAAATACTCAGGTGGTACCATTTATGAGATATCCTTTCAGGTCAAACTTGCCGCACCTCCTGAAAAAGTATGGCCGGGCATTGAAAGTATTGGTGGAAAAAAAGGATGGTACTTTGCTGATTTTCTGTGGCGCATCCGCGGTATGGCGGACAAGGTTCTCGGAGGAAGCGGTTACAGGGCAGGCAGAAGAGTCCAGAATGAACTGCGCTATGGAGATACGGTTGATTTCTGGAGAGTCATAAAAGTAAAAAAATTTGAACAGCTCAGACTGCTGGCGGAAATGAAAGTTCCAGGCCAGGCCATACTGGAATTTGAGTTGTTTCCTGACGGACAGAATTGCCTCCTTGTCCAGAGAGCCAGATTTTACCCCAAAGGATTGCTGGGGCTTGCTTATTGGAATAGCCTGACCCCTGCCCACAACTGGCTTTTTAAAGGCATGCTGGAAAAAATTGCCCTGAGTTCAGGAATAAAAATAATTTCCGGGCCTGAACCTGCTCAGGATTCATCAACGACCTGCAGGCTATAA
- the thpR gene encoding RNA 2',3'-cyclic phosphodiesterase — translation MRLFIGIALPEIYQEILSKIREEWAKRFKSRMIWTRPGNWHLTLKFIGEVDNTSVLQVVRFIKGFQIENVWLKGLNVGFFGAKGQYRVAWLGLEEQDVRLQKIAAVIDQELSIHGFVSEKKPFISHLTLFRVKRFVKSDPWSDFAELVGKMQWPWFRADKLTLWKSTLTPEGPIYSIQAESP, via the coding sequence ATGAGACTTTTTATTGGCATTGCTTTGCCTGAGATATATCAGGAAATATTGTCCAAGATAAGAGAAGAGTGGGCTAAGAGGTTCAAATCAAGAATGATTTGGACCAGGCCGGGTAACTGGCATCTGACCTTGAAGTTTATTGGAGAGGTGGATAATACAAGTGTTCTTCAAGTAGTCCGGTTTATTAAGGGTTTTCAGATAGAGAATGTCTGGCTCAAAGGGTTGAACGTGGGATTTTTTGGTGCAAAAGGTCAATACAGGGTTGCCTGGCTGGGCCTTGAGGAGCAGGACGTCAGGCTACAAAAAATTGCCGCTGTTATCGACCAGGAATTGAGTATACATGGCTTTGTCAGTGAGAAAAAGCCATTTATAAGTCATTTAACTCTTTTTAGAGTGAAAAGGTTTGTCAAATCTGATCCCTGGTCAGATTTTGCCGAATTGGTGGGAAAAATGCAGTGGCCATGGTTCCGGGCGGATAAACTTACCCTGTGGAAAAGCACCCTGACACCGGAAGGCCCAATATACAGTATTCAGGCAGAATCCCCATAA
- a CDS encoding L-threonylcarbamoyladenylate synthase, translating into MKKVNITSDVNQAAQFLADSGVIVFPTETFFALGGLGISIPTVQRVAAIKSRPDNKPLPLVAGSFEQVQMAVELSPDEIKLGRQFWPGPLSILTRARTKVPLGIKDGQGLVSIRVTPHPDAARLCLKAGFPLIATSANLSGGPSCADVELLDPVIMSKADLIFSTSNTPPGGKASTLVRMIGPDTLKVYRAGAMSSDELERKGWKVQSL; encoded by the coding sequence ATGAAAAAAGTTAACATTACCTCGGACGTTAATCAAGCTGCACAATTCCTGGCTGACAGCGGCGTAATTGTATTCCCCACAGAGACATTTTTTGCACTGGGAGGCTTGGGTATAAGTATTCCCACAGTGCAAAGAGTGGCAGCCATAAAGTCCAGGCCTGACAACAAACCATTGCCTCTCGTGGCAGGTTCATTCGAACAGGTCCAGATGGCTGTAGAGCTAAGCCCTGACGAGATAAAGCTGGGCAGGCAATTCTGGCCTGGTCCTCTTTCCATTTTGACCAGGGCTCGAACAAAAGTACCTCTGGGTATAAAGGATGGTCAAGGGCTGGTGTCCATTCGGGTTACCCCTCATCCTGATGCAGCCAGGCTGTGTTTAAAGGCAGGTTTTCCGCTGATTGCCACCAGTGCCAACTTGAGTGGGGGCCCGTCTTGCGCGGATGTGGAATTATTAGATCCTGTAATTATGAGCAAGGCAGACTTGATATTTTCCACCAGCAATACCCCACCCGGAGGCAAAGCATCAACATTAGTCAGGATGATTGGCCCTGATACACTCAAGGTATACAGGGCCGGTGCAATGTCTTCAGACGAGCTTGAACGCAAAGGATGGAAAGTTCAAAGTTTATAG
- a CDS encoding NUDIX domain-containing protein gives MTYFKACPNCQNQIEVYRNPVPTVDIIIFSSPDRVVLIERTNYPYGWALPGGFVDYGETAENAAIREAKEETGLDVVLTGLLGVYSHPARDPRSHTLSVVYTAYSLDIEKMRAGDDAGKAMLCNWHNLPELAFDHYEIIMDFKFQRKRLEKMS, from the coding sequence ATGACTTACTTCAAGGCTTGTCCCAATTGTCAGAATCAGATTGAGGTATACAGAAACCCGGTCCCAACTGTGGATATTATTATTTTTTCATCTCCTGATAGAGTTGTTCTTATTGAAAGAACCAACTATCCTTATGGCTGGGCTTTGCCAGGTGGATTTGTAGATTACGGCGAAACCGCTGAAAATGCTGCAATACGTGAGGCAAAGGAGGAAACCGGGCTTGACGTTGTTTTGACAGGTTTGCTGGGAGTGTATTCCCATCCTGCAAGAGATCCAAGATCTCACACATTGAGCGTTGTGTATACTGCATACTCTCTTGATATTGAAAAGATGAGAGCAGGCGATGATGCCGGCAAGGCAATGCTTTGTAATTGGCACAATCTACCAGAGCTTGCCTTTGATCATTATGAGATTATTATGGATTTTAAATTTCAGCGCAAAAGACTTGAGAAAATGAGTTGA
- the glgA gene encoding glycogen synthase GlgA, with amino-acid sequence MDFKPSICFVASEIYPFSKTGGLADVMGVLPLTLHQMGYDVSVITPLYGRIATSEFSPNLVYEDLNVGYPWPDISADIFRASFYGMPVYFIDRGEYFDRRYYYCTYKGDYFDNCERFIFFCRAAMALMKKMGTAPDIVHSHDWHAALMNSYIYYQKRVDSFWADTSTVFTIHNLAFQGRFSVRLFWDCGLPYEAWNPDGVEYYDSFNLLKGGIAHADVVTTVSPSYAGEIVTAEFGCGLEGILQQKSDNLVGILNGADYNVWNPAQDKFLEANYSAENPEGKKVCKADLIASLCLPERLVERPVLGFIGRLRSQKGIDLLLDIIPDLVRKDVGLVVLGEGDAEYEAQLVNLVELYPDHVSGIVGYTEEMAHKIQAGADIFLMPSRYEPCGLTQMYSLRFGTPPIATAVGGLKDTITPYPNKDANGFIFNEPTSSGLLESIEEALEVFNNPIEWEELKLRGMRTDFSWVNSAKIYIETYRKMKEPVVKGIVSAVTK; translated from the coding sequence ATGGATTTTAAGCCAAGTATTTGTTTTGTAGCATCAGAAATTTATCCCTTTTCCAAAACAGGCGGTCTGGCCGATGTGATGGGGGTACTGCCTTTGACCCTGCATCAAATGGGCTATGATGTCAGTGTGATCACGCCGCTTTATGGCAGAATAGCCACCAGTGAATTCAGTCCCAATCTTGTTTATGAAGATCTGAATGTCGGTTATCCATGGCCCGATATAAGTGCTGATATCTTCAGAGCCAGCTTTTACGGCATGCCTGTCTATTTTATTGATCGTGGTGAATATTTTGACCGCCGCTATTATTATTGTACTTACAAAGGTGATTACTTTGACAATTGTGAGCGGTTTATCTTTTTTTGCAGGGCAGCCATGGCTTTGATGAAAAAAATGGGTACAGCCCCGGACATAGTTCATTCACATGACTGGCATGCAGCGCTCATGAACTCTTATATTTACTATCAGAAAAGAGTAGATTCTTTCTGGGCTGATACGTCCACTGTCTTTACTATCCACAATCTTGCCTTCCAAGGGAGATTTTCTGTTCGTCTTTTTTGGGATTGCGGCCTGCCCTATGAAGCCTGGAATCCTGACGGTGTTGAATATTATGACAGCTTCAATCTTCTCAAAGGAGGTATTGCCCACGCAGATGTAGTGACAACGGTCAGCCCATCCTATGCAGGAGAAATTGTAACTGCAGAGTTTGGCTGCGGGCTGGAGGGTATTCTGCAGCAAAAAAGTGATAATCTTGTGGGTATACTCAATGGAGCTGATTACAACGTATGGAATCCAGCACAGGACAAGTTTCTTGAGGCTAACTATTCAGCAGAGAACCCAGAAGGTAAGAAGGTTTGCAAAGCTGATCTTATTGCCAGTCTTTGCCTTCCGGAAAGATTGGTAGAAAGACCTGTCCTTGGCTTTATTGGTCGTTTGAGAAGTCAGAAAGGTATTGATCTTCTTCTTGATATTATTCCTGATCTTGTCAGAAAAGATGTGGGTCTGGTAGTCCTTGGTGAGGGTGATGCTGAATATGAGGCTCAGCTGGTCAACCTGGTGGAGCTTTATCCAGATCATGTGTCTGGGATTGTTGGATACACCGAAGAAATGGCCCACAAGATTCAGGCAGGTGCGGATATTTTTCTCATGCCCTCAAGGTATGAGCCCTGCGGACTGACTCAGATGTACAGTCTGCGATTTGGCACTCCACCAATAGCAACGGCAGTAGGGGGACTCAAAGATACCATAACCCCATACCCGAACAAAGATGCCAATGGATTTATCTTTAATGAACCTACTTCATCAGGCCTGCTTGAATCCATAGAGGAAGCCTTAGAAGTTTTTAATAACCCTATAGAATGGGAAGAGCTCAAGCTTCGAGGTATGAGAACTGATTTTTCCTGGGTCAATTCTGCAAAAATTTATATTGAAACCTACAGGAAAATGAAAGAACCTGTCGTAAAAGGCATTGTCTCAGCGGTGACGAAATAA